Proteins encoded within one genomic window of Acidicapsa ligni:
- a CDS encoding MBL fold metallo-hydrolase: MNDISGMAGRDELVPSRYALQIGEIDVLVVSDGVLPLPTTMLGYNADAAIRAAWMQGMFLPPDAFDWALNVVLVRSGGQTILIDAGLGADPELNLPRAGQTVK, encoded by the coding sequence TTGAACGATATTTCAGGGATGGCGGGGCGCGACGAATTGGTTCCGTCGCGTTACGCGCTGCAGATCGGCGAGATTGACGTGCTGGTGGTCAGCGATGGCGTCCTTCCGCTGCCAACCACAATGTTGGGATACAACGCCGACGCGGCCATCCGCGCGGCCTGGATGCAAGGTATGTTCCTACCGCCGGACGCTTTCGATTGGGCCCTGAATGTGGTTCTGGTGCGTAGTGGCGGGCAAACAATACTCATCGACGCCGGACTAGGTGCGGACCCGGAATTGAATTTGCCGCGGGCTGGCCAGACGGTCAAGTGA
- a CDS encoding MBL fold metallo-hydrolase — MDLGSVTDVVLTHMHMDHVGGLLVEGVKERLRPDLRIHVAAAEVKFWESPDFSHTSMPTGFPDALRSAAKQFTKEYQSQLRLFDDEHQVAPGVVVRRTGGHTPGHSVVRIASSGNALTFAGDAVFAVGFDQPGWYNGFEHDPEEAARVRNRLLRELAETGELLVATHMPFPSIGHVAVSGDAFRWVPTFWDF, encoded by the coding sequence ATCGATCTTGGGTCCGTGACCGACGTGGTGCTGACTCACATGCACATGGACCACGTCGGCGGATTGCTGGTTGAAGGTGTGAAGGAGAGGCTGCGTCCGGATCTGCGGATTCACGTGGCAGCCGCTGAGGTCAAATTCTGGGAGTCGCCCGATTTCTCCCACACATCCATGCCGACGGGGTTCCCGGACGCGCTCCGGTCGGCCGCTAAGCAGTTCACGAAAGAGTACCAGAGCCAGCTGCGTCTGTTCGATGACGAGCATCAGGTGGCGCCCGGGGTAGTCGTCCGTCGCACCGGCGGTCACACTCCTGGGCATAGCGTGGTTCGCATTGCGTCCAGCGGCAACGCCCTGACGTTCGCAGGCGACGCCGTGTTCGCGGTCGGATTCGATCAGCCCGGTTGGTATAACGGTTTTGAACACGACCCCGAAGAGGCAGCGCGCGTCCGGAACCGTCTTTTGCGCGAGTTGGCTGAGACCGGCGAGCTGTTGGTGGCCACTCATATGCCGTTCCCGTCCATCGGCCATGTAGCAGTCTCCGGCGACGCCTTTCGATGGGTCCCGACCTTCTGGGATTTCTAA
- a CDS encoding SDR family oxidoreductase has protein sequence MKIVVIGGTGLIGSKLVNKLREHGHEATSASPNSGVNTLTGEGLAEVLKGASVVVDVSNSPSFEEAAAMNFFNTATRNLLQYEQTAGVRHHVALSVVGTDRLATPRPSDAEKTIRGYFRAKLAQEKLIKESSIPFSIVHATQFFEFAKQIADASSDGTTIRVAPVLIQPMAAEDVASAVGRVAVGSPVNGIVEVAGPQQFRLNEFVLQGLRAHNDPRTVVADPGAGYFGIEVDERTLVPGKDARLGDIRFEAWLAQSAKPATSANPSPR, from the coding sequence ATGAAAATCGTAGTGATCGGCGGTACTGGTCTCATCGGATCAAAGCTTGTCAACAAGCTTCGTGAGCACGGGCACGAAGCAACATCAGCATCACCCAATTCTGGTGTCAACACTCTTACAGGTGAGGGACTCGCCGAAGTGCTGAAAGGCGCCTCGGTAGTCGTTGATGTATCGAACTCACCTTCCTTCGAGGAAGCGGCTGCCATGAACTTCTTCAATACCGCCACGCGCAACCTCCTTCAGTACGAGCAAACCGCGGGCGTGCGGCACCACGTCGCGTTGTCAGTAGTGGGAACCGACCGCCTGGCCACACCAAGGCCATCGGATGCGGAAAAGACGATTCGCGGATACTTCCGCGCGAAGCTTGCGCAGGAAAAGCTGATCAAAGAATCTTCAATTCCATTTTCGATCGTGCACGCGACCCAATTCTTCGAGTTTGCCAAACAGATCGCTGACGCTTCGAGCGATGGCACAACCATTCGCGTAGCGCCCGTGCTCATCCAGCCCATGGCGGCCGAAGATGTCGCGAGTGCTGTTGGACGAGTTGCAGTTGGCTCTCCGGTGAATGGAATCGTCGAAGTGGCAGGTCCGCAACAGTTCCGTCTCAACGAATTTGTCCTTCAGGGCCTCCGTGCTCACAACGACCCGCGTACGGTAGTCGCTGACCCCGGTGCCGGCTACTTCGGAATCGAAGTCGATGAGCGCACGCTAGTCCCGGGTAAAGACGCGCGACTCGGCGACATACGCTTCGAAGCCTGGCTCGCTCAGTCCGCAAAGCCGGCCACGAGTGCGAATCCCAGTCCACGGTAG